The genomic DNA GACCACCCTGTTCGGGCCGGTTCCCGTGGCGATCATCCCGCTCATCACCTTCCGGGACGAGTTGCGCGCACGGCTGCGGCAGGTCATGCCCAACGGGGGAATCGCGATCCTCGCCCAGGTCACGGCCGCGGTCTCCGGCTATCTGACCGAAGAGCGCGCGAGGGGCCGTATCTCGGCCGACGCGGACATCGACTCGCTCACCCTCTCCCTGGTCGGAGGGAGTCATCTCCTGTTCGCGGACCGCGACCCCGGCCGCCCGCCGGCCCCGGCGGCCGTCGGCAAGCTGGTCGACACGGTGCTCGCCGACGTCGTCCAGCGACGCCCGCGCTGACGCGGCACTGCCCGCCGCGCGCGTCACCCTTGACGAAGTTAGTGATTGAGTACTAACTTACTTCCATGGTCAGGATGAGCGCAGAGGAGCGACGCGAGAGCGTCATCCGCGCGGCGACGAGCGAGTTCGCCCGGGGCGGCTATCACGGCACGTCCACGGAGGTCATCGCGAAGCGGGTGGGGGTCTCCCAGCCGTACCTCTTCCGTCTTTTCCCGGGCAAGAAGGCGATCTTCCTCGCGGTGGCCGAGCGCTGCCTGCGGGAGACGCGCGAGGTCTTCGAGAAGGCGTCCGAGGGCCTGCGCGGCGATGAGGCTCTGCACGCCATGGCCGACGCCTACACGCGGCTGATCGCGGAGCATCCCGAGAAGCTCCAGATGCAGTTGCAGGTGTACGTCACCGTCGCCGCCGCCGAGGCGGCCGGGGACCACGAGTTCGGCGAGATGGTGCGCAAGGGCTGGCTCGAACTCTGGGACGCCGTGCACCTGCCCCTGGGGGCCGACATCGGTCAGACGACGACCTTCCTGGCGTACGGCATGCTGATCAACACTCTGGTCGGCATCGGGTTCCCGCCGGGTCACCGCGTCTACGGCGGTATCTACGAGTCGGGGCAGGCCAAGACCCGCCCGGAAAACGCGTAGGGGCGCGCGGAGGAACATGCGGAAGCGGTGCTTTGCCGGTTCTGCACGCCCCGCGAAGTTAGTTATCAATTACTAATCACGCATGGCAGTGCACGCCCTCTGGGGGAGAGATGTCACAGCAGAGAGCACGTCGGAACACCCGCGGCGGGGGAGCGGCCTGGGCCCTCGTCATCACCAGCGTCGCCGGCTTCATGGCGGCCCTGGACAACCTCGTCGTCACCACCGCTCTGCCCTCCATCCGCAAGGACCTGGGCGGCGCGCTGCACGACCTGGAATGGACCGTGAGCGCCTACACGCTCACCTTCGCCGTCCTCCTGATGTTCGGCGCGGCCCTCGGCGACCGCTTCGGCCGCCGCAGGCTCTTCCTGGTCGGCCTCACCGTCTTCACCGGGGCGTCCGCCGCCGCGGCCATGGCGCCGGGCATCGACTCGCTCATCGCCGCCCGCGCGGTGCAGGGCGTCGGCGCGGCGATCATGATGCCGCTGACGCTGACCCTGCTCACGGCCGCCGTACCCGCCGAACGCCGGGGGATGGCGTACGGCATCTGGGGGGCCGTCAACGGGCTCGCCGTGGCCTCCGGGCCGCTGGTCGGCGGCAGCCTCACCGAGCACATCTCGTGGCAGTGGA from Streptomyces sp. CB09001 includes the following:
- a CDS encoding TetR/AcrR family transcriptional regulator; the protein is MPTGVHLRDARQQLFDAAEHVLLRAGPNGLTSRAVTDEAGCAKGVLHRHFTDFDTFLAELVLDRAAQLDAQALALREAVGSGTVSDNLTGALTTLFGPVPVAIIPLITFRDELRARLRQVMPNGGIAILAQVTAAVSGYLTEERARGRISADADIDSLTLSLVGGSHLLFADRDPGRPPAPAAVGKLVDTVLADVVQRRPR
- a CDS encoding TetR/AcrR family transcriptional regulator, whose protein sequence is MVRMSAEERRESVIRAATSEFARGGYHGTSTEVIAKRVGVSQPYLFRLFPGKKAIFLAVAERCLRETREVFEKASEGLRGDEALHAMADAYTRLIAEHPEKLQMQLQVYVTVAAAEAAGDHEFGEMVRKGWLELWDAVHLPLGADIGQTTTFLAYGMLINTLVGIGFPPGHRVYGGIYESGQAKTRPENA